One window from the genome of Micromonospora aurantiaca ATCC 27029 encodes:
- a CDS encoding bifunctional 3-(3-hydroxy-phenyl)propionate/3-hydroxycinnamic acid hydroxylase, with protein sequence MLTTDVLIVGYGPVGEMLTILLAQRGLTVTAVERWATPYNFPRAVSYDGEASRVLAAAGVADRLGPVVESSGEYTFKNGFGRTLLHVKVTGDGPMGWPDSVSFYQPGLEALLAERGAELPGVTVLRPYQVTGLVEHDDGVEVAIAGPDGEEVRAARWVIGCDGANSFVREHLGSGVTDLGFTYDWLVCDVVPHEAREFKPNNLQVCDPARPRTAVSAGPGHRRWEFMRVPGESREEFESAGSVWRLLGLFDITPDNATLERYGVYTTQACSAERWRSGRILLAGDAAHVMPPFMGQGMSSGFRDALNLAWKLDLVHRGLADEALLDTYQEERCAHVQHAIRMSIDSGTVICETDRAAAAGRDAAMLAELRRRTARPRTRSLLEPLSGGVRHSGCEAAGAPMPQGRVEVDGRAGLFDEVVGTGFVLLCAEDPDDLLDADARTFLDALGARVVRIVPAGAPAPGSGAAPTAFDLDDVYLAHLKRYDAVAVLVRPDFYVFGTAADPAAVPALVEDLRRQIRRG encoded by the coding sequence ATGCTGACGACCGACGTCCTGATCGTGGGCTACGGCCCCGTCGGTGAGATGCTCACGATCCTGCTGGCGCAGCGAGGGCTCACCGTCACGGCGGTCGAGCGGTGGGCCACCCCGTACAACTTCCCCCGCGCGGTGTCGTACGACGGGGAGGCGAGCCGTGTCCTGGCCGCCGCCGGCGTCGCCGACCGCCTCGGCCCGGTGGTGGAGTCGTCGGGCGAGTACACCTTCAAGAACGGCTTCGGCCGGACCCTGCTGCACGTCAAGGTCACCGGCGACGGGCCGATGGGCTGGCCCGACTCGGTCTCCTTCTACCAGCCGGGACTGGAGGCGCTGCTCGCCGAGCGGGGCGCGGAGTTGCCGGGTGTCACGGTGCTGCGCCCGTACCAGGTGACGGGCCTGGTCGAGCACGACGACGGGGTCGAGGTGGCCATCGCCGGCCCGGACGGCGAGGAGGTCCGCGCGGCCCGCTGGGTCATCGGCTGCGACGGGGCCAACAGCTTCGTGCGGGAGCACCTGGGCAGCGGCGTCACCGACCTCGGCTTCACGTACGACTGGCTGGTCTGCGACGTGGTCCCGCACGAGGCCCGCGAGTTCAAGCCGAACAACCTGCAGGTCTGCGACCCGGCGCGGCCCCGCACGGCCGTGTCGGCCGGCCCGGGGCACCGGCGGTGGGAGTTCATGCGGGTGCCGGGGGAGAGCCGGGAGGAGTTCGAGAGCGCCGGGAGTGTGTGGCGGCTGCTCGGCCTCTTCGACATCACCCCGGACAACGCCACCCTGGAGCGGTACGGCGTCTACACGACCCAGGCATGCTCGGCCGAGCGCTGGCGTTCCGGGCGGATCCTGCTCGCCGGCGACGCGGCGCACGTGATGCCGCCGTTCATGGGGCAGGGGATGAGTTCGGGCTTCCGCGACGCCCTCAACCTCGCCTGGAAGCTCGACCTGGTGCACCGCGGCCTCGCCGACGAGGCTCTGCTGGACACCTACCAGGAGGAGCGCTGCGCGCACGTGCAGCACGCCATCCGGATGTCCATCGACTCGGGCACGGTGATCTGCGAGACCGACCGCGCCGCCGCGGCCGGCCGCGACGCCGCGATGCTCGCCGAGCTGCGCCGGCGTACCGCCCGCCCGCGCACCCGGTCCCTGCTGGAGCCCCTGTCCGGCGGGGTCCGGCACAGCGGCTGCGAGGCCGCCGGCGCCCCGATGCCGCAGGGTCGCGTCGAGGTCGACGGCCGCGCCGGGCTCTTCGACGAGGTCGTCGGCACCGGCTTCGTCCTGCTCTGCGCCGAGGACCCCGACGACCTGCTCGACGCCGACGCCCGGACCTTCCTGGACGCGCTCGGCGCGCGGGTCGTCCGGATCGTTCCCGCCGGTGCGCCCGCACCCGGATCCGGCGCCGCGCCGACCGCCTTCGACCTCGACGACGTGTACCTGGCCCACCTCAAGCGGTACGACGCGGTGGCGGTCCTCGTCCGGCCCGACTTCTACGTCTTCGGCACCGCCGCCGACCCGGCCGCTGTGCCCGCGCTCGTCGAGGATCTGCGCCGGCAGATCCGGCGCGGCTGA
- a CDS encoding class I SAM-dependent methyltransferase: protein MFENLKIAGRAIRTVFTADPITRVRRFYEIQSPDVEFAARRTHYMNVGYWSDGVTDIDTAADALADKLADAAGLKPDDTVLDVGFGYGDQDFKWLRERQVAKVYGLNITPHHVEAAQRRAQEEGLADRTDFRLGSATELPFEDNTFDRVVALESAFHFYPRSAFFAEALRVLRPGGVLATADIIPVSGDVVRAAIQSGPLSFVKFSIPKENWHDRDTYRQELVEAGFANPEVRSIKDRTWEGWRAYMAERTNDPAFRAVVKPAVRKSMAAHWKNQDLMKRELAQLDYVIAVGHKR, encoded by the coding sequence ATGTTCGAGAACCTGAAGATCGCCGGCCGGGCGATCCGCACGGTCTTCACCGCCGACCCCATCACCCGGGTCCGGCGCTTCTACGAGATCCAGTCACCCGACGTGGAGTTCGCGGCCCGCCGTACCCACTACATGAACGTGGGCTACTGGTCCGACGGGGTCACCGACATCGACACGGCCGCCGACGCGCTGGCCGACAAGCTGGCCGACGCCGCCGGGCTCAAGCCGGACGACACCGTGCTCGACGTCGGCTTCGGCTACGGGGACCAGGACTTCAAGTGGCTGCGCGAGCGCCAGGTCGCCAAGGTGTACGGCCTGAACATCACCCCGCACCACGTCGAGGCGGCGCAGCGCCGGGCGCAGGAGGAGGGGCTCGCCGACCGGACCGACTTCCGGCTCGGCAGCGCCACCGAACTGCCCTTCGAGGACAACACCTTCGACCGGGTCGTCGCCCTGGAGTCCGCCTTCCACTTCTACCCGCGCAGCGCGTTCTTCGCCGAGGCGCTGCGGGTGCTGCGCCCGGGCGGCGTGCTCGCCACTGCCGACATCATCCCGGTCAGCGGCGACGTCGTCCGCGCGGCCATCCAGTCCGGCCCGCTGAGTTTCGTCAAGTTCAGCATTCCCAAGGAGAACTGGCACGACCGGGACACGTACCGGCAGGAGCTGGTCGAGGCCGGCTTCGCCAACCCGGAGGTCCGCTCGATCAAGGACCGGACGTGGGAGGGCTGGCGGGCGTACATGGCCGAGCGGACCAACGACCCCGCGTTCCGGGCCGTCGTCAAGCCGGCCGTCCGCAAGAGCATGGCGGCCCACTGGAAGAACCAGGACCTCATGAAGCGTGAGCTGGCGCAGCTCGACTACGTGATCGCGGTCGGCCACAAGCGGTGA
- a CDS encoding thioesterase II family protein encodes MTTPETDNGLWVRRFHPAPGGARRLVCLPHAGGSASFYFPVSRGLSPAVEVLSIQYPGRQDRRHEKCIGDIHDLAREVFTVLRPWRDEPLAIFGHSMGASLGFELARLIEQDGGSVAHLFASGRRAPSKARHETVHLLDDEGLLADVRKLSGTNSAVLGDPEMLRAALPAIRNDYRAAERYTYRPGPPLSCPITVLTGDDDPKTTVDEARAWSDHTTGAFDLKVYPGGHFFLAEHQPAILRAVSATLSAAPAV; translated from the coding sequence ATGACCACGCCAGAAACCGACAACGGCTTGTGGGTGCGACGCTTCCACCCCGCCCCGGGCGGCGCGAGGCGCCTGGTGTGCCTGCCCCACGCCGGCGGGTCGGCAAGCTTCTACTTCCCGGTGTCCCGCGGTCTCTCCCCCGCGGTGGAGGTGCTGTCGATCCAGTACCCGGGGCGGCAGGACCGGCGCCACGAGAAGTGCATCGGCGACATCCACGACCTCGCGCGCGAGGTGTTCACCGTGCTGCGGCCCTGGCGGGACGAGCCGCTGGCCATCTTCGGGCACAGCATGGGGGCCAGCCTCGGCTTCGAACTCGCCCGGCTCATCGAGCAGGACGGCGGCAGCGTCGCGCATCTGTTCGCGTCCGGGCGCCGGGCGCCGTCGAAGGCACGGCACGAGACGGTGCACCTGCTCGACGACGAGGGGCTGCTGGCCGACGTCCGGAAGCTGAGCGGCACCAACTCCGCCGTCCTCGGGGACCCGGAGATGCTGCGCGCCGCGTTGCCGGCGATCCGCAACGACTACCGGGCCGCCGAGCGGTACACCTACCGGCCGGGGCCGCCGCTGAGCTGCCCGATCACCGTCCTCACCGGCGACGACGACCCGAAGACGACTGTCGACGAGGCTCGGGCGTGGTCGGACCACACCACTGGAGCGTTCGACCTGAAGGTCTACCCGGGCGGGCACTTCTTCCTGGCCGAGCACCAGCCGGCGATCCTGCGGGCCGTCTCGGCAACCCTGAGCGCGGCACCGGCGGTCTGA